From the genome of Glycine soja cultivar W05 chromosome 14, ASM419377v2, whole genome shotgun sequence:
AGCAACCACCAAGCAGAGCATTCCAGGTCACTGCATCAGCTTCCGTTGGAAGGTTCTTGATAAGTTCATATGCTTCGTAGAGCTGGCCTGCACGACTTAAGAGGTCGACCATACATGTATAATGCTTCAATGAGGGCATCACATTGTAAGCTACCATCAAAGCAAGGCATTCATGACCAATCTCCAATGATCCAGCGTGTACACATGAAGAAAGAACAGCTAGAAAAGTCACATGGTCTGGTCTTACTTTGCTGGCCAACATTCTGCGGAAAAGAGCAATTCCTTCTTCCCCATGCCCATGCATGGCATATGCAGTGAGCATAGCATTGTGGGACACCAAATTAGGGTTTGATATCATGTTATACACGCGATAACAATGCTTAACATCCCCACATTTTGCATACATGTCCACTAGGGCAGCTCCAATGTGAACATCTGAGTCGTGCCCAGCTCTTATGGAATATGCATGGACCTGCTTTCCTCGTTGAATTGTAGCCAACCTAGAGCATGCGGCTAAAATTATTCCAACTGTGTATATGTCAGGCCTCAAATTTGCAATCTGCATTTCAGTGAACAATTGCATTGCTGAATCATACTGTTTATTTTCCACATAGCCAGCTATAATACCATTCCATGTATACACATTTGGTTCAAAACCATCCCTTCTCATTTTCTGGTGAAGTTCTCTAATCTTTTCAGCTTGATTACAGCGGGCATAGCCCGATATCAAAGCATTCCAAGTTGGAAGATCTCTTTCACTTACTCCATCAAATGCCATTTGAGCAGCCACTATGTCCTGGCATTTAGAATACATTTCTACCAAAGCTCCACCCACAATACTGTTGGACTGCAGACCTCTGACAATGGcaagggaatgtgcctctttcCCACGTCGAATAGAAGCCATATCAGCACAGCCAGCAAGGACACTTCCAAGAGTAAAAGAATCAGGTTCAATTCCTTCCTTCAGCAAATCTCTAAATAAGCTATAAGCTTCATCAAACAGAGAACCGTCCACATACCCTGATATCATAGAATTCCATGATATTCTGTCCTTCTGAACACCTTCTTGCTCCATCCGATCAAACAACTCCTTGGCCTTAAACAAATTGCCATTTTCCCAATAACCAGCTATCATTGCATTGTAAGATGCTGCAGATTTCCTTGAAAACCTGGAAAACATTTCGAAGGCACTTTTCATATCACCACTCCTTCTATACATATCCACTAACCCATTCACAACAAAAACATTAGAGAAGAACTCTTGTCTAACAACATAGCCATGCAGTTCCTTCCCAAGGTGTAGCCATTGCATTCTCGCACAAGCCAGAAGAACACTCACCAGTGTTTGAGCATTCGGTCTCATCCCTGCTTCTACCACCATTCTTGCAAGCAGTTTAACCGACTCAACATAGTAACCGTTTTGTGTGAATCCGCCAATCACCACAGTCCAGGAAACAAGATTGGGTGCTAAACCACACTCACCCGCAGACATATTTTGCAAGAGACCCAATGCCTCGTATACAGACCCATTAGCAACACAAGCAGTGATCAAAGAATTCCAAGAGACACAATCCTTTTGGGGCATTCCTTCTAGAACTTTCTTGGCCTCATCTAAGCTCCCACATTTACCATACATATCTATCAAAGCATTGCCTACGTAAACATTCTTGACAAACTCATGTTTCAACGCCATCCCATGCATTTGCCTACCCAGTTCCACAGCACATAGCCCACAACAAATCTTCAGCACCACCGGGAATACGAAAAAATCCAATCTTACCCGCACCCCTTCGTATAACAACTGCTCGAAAAGAAAAAACGCTTCCTCAAAGAACCCCATTTCAATGTAAACGCGCAGGAGTGCGGTCCAAGAGTGTAAGTTTCGAAGAGGCATTGTGTCGAACACGTGACATGCGTTCTCGAAAGAGCAGTTTCTAGCATACATTTGGAGCAACTTGGTTGTAACAAACTCGTGGGCATTAAACCCTGATTTTATAGAGTGGGCGTGAAGCTGTTTTCCCAAAATGGGGGACCCACAAGAGTCCAAAATGGAAGCATAGGTGGTGGAACTCGGTGGCTCGTGGTAAAGGAGGGTCAAGTGAGGGTTTAGGTTTGAGGGAAGAAGGGAGAGGCTTGCTCGGTTGGAGGAAGAGCGAGTTCGGGGTGGGTGAGAGAGGAGTGGGGGGTGAGTAAGGGCTTCTGAAAGCAAAGTGTGCATGTTAAGAAGATAGAAAATTAGAATCAATGGAACAAGAACAGTGTACGAGACACTGAATTCAGCGAAAGCAAAAGTAGGAAAATACTACTAGTAGTATTCCTTAGACACAGGCTTGGTATGAACATAGACATACTAATAAAGGATCAATGGGATAATAGAGGCATCGATTAAAGAcaggactaaaaacaaaaatgatataatttattggaactataaaaaaataaaaaatgacatatttacatgaataaaaaatttgtttaaatctTACTTGTTTGAAAGTTTAGTTAGCCTAAAAGCTTACTTGCGTGCTTTGTTCTATTTATAGGTCCAAAGCCCTAATAGAGTGTCTAATTAAACTAAGTTaggtttgaaaataattgaatcaAACCTAAAAAGTAGTCCATATCATATAATAGATAGtctttgattttaaatattttagacaAAATTACACTTTTGGTCTCCCACTTTTGCTCCAATTTCGCATTTGGTCctccaataatttaatttacaaatttggtCCCCCATTTTTATAAATTCCTTCAATGTTGGTCTGAGACGTCTCAATTGGATGTTGATCGTTATCCTCAGAcgttgactgtcacgtgtcaacGTCTGATAAGCACGTGAAATAGTTTGCGATTTTTAACCTcagtggtaattttttttttactctcggAACTccagctctctctctctttctcgcTCTGGAACTTCCCTCTCCTCCACCCTGGTTCCAAAGAAAATgccatttttttccttctagcacccaacaacaacagcacCCCTTTTGTTTCCTTCCACCAAGAACCGATTTTGCCACCGACCCATTCCTCGAAATGCTTCTCCTCCGCCAAAGCGCCGTCGTTTCCTCCCTCATTCTCTGCTTCTTCTTCCCAACATTGCTCTGCCTCGGAATCCACTTTTTCCCGACCACCGCAGACGACAGCGCATTCTTCCACTACGCCGAGGCGTCAGCGTACCGAAACGGGGCGGGTTGCCCGTTTTGTCAACCTCCGCGGCTCCATGGCCGCAGTGCACTTCGTCCTCCGCCACTCCTCGTGCCTGGAAAACGTGTTCTTCCACTTCATCGCCACCGAGTTCGACTCGACAAGCCCACGGGTCTTAACTCGACTCGTCCGCGACAACGCATACTCAGCTGCCAGATGAAGCAACAAGCAACCAACATGTGCAagatctaattttttttgttcagatctaaacatttttttttcagatttcaGTTTCTTTGTTTCAAATCTGAGCTTTTCTCCCACGCACATTCTCATTTGAACTTCAACCATTCATGGTTTTTGCAACCTTCGTGACTCTGTTTTGTGTTCGTTGTTGTTCTTGTGTTCATAGTTGTTGGTGGGTATAAGGGTTAGGGTCGCGAGCGGTGATCGAGGTCGtatccgaatcaaataaacattaaaaatgaagtatctaggaagtgatcctaggtcatttctcagtgagcaatgatcaaccaaacattcataacatATGTTAATCAAATAGTAACggagtggggggggggggttgttttttttttttttaatttaaacaacaatcaaacttgaataagaaaataacagaattaaaacatgttgtttccccttgattcaaaagcaagtctcttatcctaggttacgagaatttatccctaatcagttcaaccacttaatccaacccgaaattaattgactaagcaaaaattaacataagactgtcattatgtgattaagcaataaatacaccaattaatccctctcacatgtccat
Proteins encoded in this window:
- the LOC114384954 gene encoding pentatricopeptide repeat-containing protein At2g13600-like: MHTLLSEALTHPPLLSHPPRTRSSSNRASLSLLPSNLNPHLTLLYHEPPSSTTYASILDSCGSPILGKQLHAHSIKSGFNAHEFVTTKLLQMYARNCSFENACHVFDTMPLRNLHSWTALLRVYIEMGFFEEAFFLFEQLLYEGVRVRLDFFVFPVVLKICCGLCAVELGRQMHGMALKHEFVKNVYVGNALIDMYGKCGSLDEAKKVLEGMPQKDCVSWNSLITACVANGSVYEALGLLQNMSAGECGLAPNLVSWTVVIGGFTQNGYYVESVKLLARMVVEAGMRPNAQTLVSVLLACARMQWLHLGKELHGYVVRQEFFSNVFVVNGLVDMYRRSGDMKSAFEMFSRFSRKSAASYNAMIAGYWENGNLFKAKELFDRMEQEGVQKDRISWNSMISGYVDGSLFDEAYSLFRDLLKEGIEPDSFTLGSVLAGCADMASIRRGKEAHSLAIVRGLQSNSIVGGALVEMYSKCQDIVAAQMAFDGVSERDLPTWNALISGYARCNQAEKIRELHQKMRRDGFEPNVYTWNGIIAGYVENKQYDSAMQLFTEMQIANLRPDIYTVGIILAACSRLATIQRGKQVHAYSIRAGHDSDVHIGAALVDMYAKCGDVKHCYRVYNMISNPNLVSHNAMLTAYAMHGHGEEGIALFRRMLASKVRPDHVTFLAVLSSCVHAGSLEIGHECLALMVAYNVMPSLKHYTCMVDLLSRAGQLYEAYELIKNLPTEADAVTWNALLGGCFIHNEVDLGEIAAEKLIELEPNNPGNYVMLANLYASAGKWHYLTQTRQLMKDMGMQKRPGCSWIEDRDGIHVFVASDKTHKRIDDIYSILNNLTNLIRIKHMNHL